A genomic stretch from Hydrogenimonas urashimensis includes:
- a CDS encoding ABC transporter permease yields MFKSYLRYKTKTSLILLSAVSAIASIFMITALGNGIIDMYASMLRTDGDLIVMQKGVADTFFSDVNRSLIAPISKIDRIRSVQGVIVGAGAIDSVPIAGIYGVTQNRFKNYALKSGRYPKEKEAIIGESIANLLDNPRQIHLMGQPFKVSGIYHSDIGFENGGVVINIADGEKLFKKRASFLLVSLKDLGEGVDGIIAKIEKLDKDIEVKSTEAFIDNYNQFKIIRISSGVIASISFFMGFLAIVSLMSMMINDRRYEFGIKRAMGISQWRIVWEIVVEVVVLILIAFTVAYGISLLLLDWLQHIPKFQGYLSGKIDLPLFVKLLIGSLAMALTGALIPAFLAARIDPIILIHRGQ; encoded by the coding sequence ATGTTCAAATCCTATCTGCGTTACAAAACCAAAACGTCGCTGATTTTGCTCTCGGCGGTCTCTGCCATCGCTTCGATTTTCATGATTACGGCACTTGGCAACGGCATCATCGACATGTATGCCTCCATGCTTAGAACGGATGGCGATCTTATTGTCATGCAAAAAGGGGTTGCCGATACCTTTTTTTCCGATGTCAACCGCTCTTTGATCGCACCGATTTCAAAAATCGATCGTATCCGATCGGTGCAGGGGGTCATCGTAGGCGCCGGAGCGATCGATTCGGTGCCGATTGCGGGCATCTATGGGGTGACGCAAAACCGTTTTAAAAATTACGCGCTTAAAAGTGGCCGATACCCAAAAGAAAAAGAGGCCATCATCGGGGAGAGTATCGCCAATCTTTTGGACAACCCTCGTCAAATTCATTTGATGGGTCAACCTTTCAAGGTTTCGGGCATTTATCATAGCGATATAGGGTTTGAAAACGGCGGTGTTGTCATCAACATCGCCGATGGGGAGAAGCTCTTTAAAAAACGTGCCTCTTTTTTGCTCGTTTCTCTCAAAGATCTTGGCGAGGGGGTCGACGGAATCATCGCCAAAATCGAAAAACTCGACAAAGATATCGAAGTGAAGTCGACGGAGGCTTTCATCGACAATTACAACCAATTCAAAATCATACGTATCTCCAGCGGTGTGATCGCTTCCATCTCCTTTTTCATGGGATTTTTGGCGATTGTCAGTCTTATGAGCATGATGATCAACGATCGGCGTTATGAATTTGGTATCAAGCGAGCGATGGGTATTTCGCAATGGAGGATCGTTTGGGAGATCGTCGTTGAGGTGGTGGTGCTGATTTTGATTGCCTTTACGGTGGCGTATGGGATCAGCCTTCTGCTTTTGGATTGGTTGCAGCATATCCCGAAATTTCAGGGGTATTTAAGTGGAAAGATCGACCTGCCGCTGTTTGTTAAACTGCTGATCGGCTCTCTTGCGATGGCTTTAACTGGAGCGCTCATTCCCGCTTTTCTTGCGGCGCGGATCGATCCGATCATTCTCATTCACAGGGGGCAGTAG
- a CDS encoding response regulator transcription factor, whose amino-acid sequence MHLLIVEDEKSVANQLKALLEQEKYRCDVAYDYKEAMGYCDEKRYDLILLDWNLPDGSGLTLLKELRDMEIATPVLMLSAKSEVDDRVTVLDAGGDDYLCKPYSNIELLARIRALLRREAPQKRTVLESGPLSLDTKSKEVKVNNETVTLSPTEFDLLELLLRNKNIVLTRYQLNEHLCREYSSLKQSNILDVHIKNIRKKTGLKNLIVTVRGIGYTIKE is encoded by the coding sequence GTGCACCTGCTGATCGTAGAAGATGAAAAAAGCGTCGCCAATCAACTCAAAGCGTTGCTGGAACAGGAAAAATACCGATGCGACGTCGCTTACGATTACAAAGAGGCGATGGGCTACTGTGATGAAAAACGGTATGATCTCATTCTACTTGATTGGAACCTGCCCGATGGGAGTGGCTTGACTTTGCTGAAAGAGTTGCGCGATATGGAAATCGCGACACCCGTGCTCATGCTTTCGGCCAAAAGCGAAGTGGACGACCGTGTGACAGTCCTCGATGCCGGCGGCGACGACTATCTTTGCAAACCCTACTCCAACATCGAACTTCTGGCCAGAATCCGTGCGTTACTGCGAAGAGAAGCACCACAAAAGCGCACGGTTCTTGAAAGCGGACCCCTAAGTCTTGATACCAAGAGCAAAGAAGTGAAAGTCAACAACGAAACCGTTACCCTTAGCCCTACGGAATTCGATCTGTTGGAACTTCTGCTTCGAAACAAAAACATCGTTCTGACCCGCTATCAGCTCAACGAGCATCTATGTAGAGAATACTCCAGCCTCAAGCAGAGCAATATACTCGATGTCCATATCAAAAATATCAGAAAAAAAACCGGCCTTAAAAACCTCATCGTCACGGTCCGCGGCATCGGCTATACCATCAAAGAGTAA
- a CDS encoding glycosyltransferase family 2 protein, producing MKKFELTIIVPVYNEIENLPRLGAVLRNYLDRASRKSCVLFVDDGSTDGSGSAIHKLCREEERFFCISFRQNRGLSTAIKAGIDYCDTPILGYIDADLQTTPEDFELLLPFIEEYDAVVGYRTKRKDSWSKKIQSKIANAIRRCMIDDGIIDTGCPLKLFRTDICKKIPFFDGMHRFWAALVLLENGRVKQVPVRHFERIAGKSKFNFFNRSIRPLQDMLAFRWMKNRYIHYVFVSEILP from the coding sequence ATGAAAAAATTCGAGTTGACCATTATCGTACCTGTATACAACGAAATTGAGAACCTCCCGCGGTTGGGTGCGGTTTTGCGGAACTATCTTGACAGAGCATCCAGAAAAAGCTGTGTACTGTTTGTAGATGACGGTTCCACCGATGGAAGCGGCAGTGCGATCCATAAACTTTGTAGAGAAGAGGAACGTTTCTTCTGTATCTCTTTTCGTCAAAACCGTGGGCTCAGTACGGCGATCAAAGCGGGAATCGACTATTGTGATACCCCGATATTGGGCTATATCGATGCAGATCTGCAGACCACGCCGGAAGATTTTGAATTGTTGCTACCCTTTATCGAAGAGTATGATGCCGTGGTCGGTTATCGCACCAAACGAAAAGATAGTTGGAGCAAAAAGATACAGTCCAAAATCGCCAATGCCATCCGGCGATGTATGATCGATGACGGGATTATCGACACCGGATGCCCGCTCAAACTTTTTCGCACCGATATATGCAAAAAAATTCCCTTTTTCGATGGCATGCACCGCTTCTGGGCGGCACTTGTACTGCTTGAAAACGGCCGTGTGAAGCAGGTGCCCGTCCGGCATTTCGAACGTATCGCCGGAAAATCGAAATTCAACTTTTTCAACCGATCCATCCGACCTTTGCAGGATATGTTGGCGTTTCGCTGGATGAAAAACCGATATATTCACTATGTCTTCGTTTCGGAGATACTGCCTTGA
- a CDS encoding lipid-A-disaccharide synthase N-terminal domain-containing protein: MSFSWWIYGIGFLAQALFSARLLVQWIHSERMRRVMTPELFWELSLLASFLMFVYGWLHDDFAIVLGQSVSYFIYIRNMQLQGTWSRLSRTLRGFLLLFPLLVLGYGFNNGEIDSARFFHNPAIPNWLLVWGSAGQLLFTFRFVYQWLLSERARHSHLPVGFWLISLAGSSMILLYAIWRRDPVLFIGQIFGFVVYGRNLWLYFLAKGRRIPDENRI, encoded by the coding sequence TTGAGCTTCTCCTGGTGGATTTACGGCATAGGGTTTTTGGCCCAGGCACTCTTTTCTGCCCGGCTGCTGGTGCAGTGGATTCACTCCGAACGGATGCGACGCGTGATGACACCGGAGCTTTTCTGGGAGTTGAGTCTGCTGGCCTCTTTTTTGATGTTCGTCTACGGTTGGCTCCATGACGATTTCGCCATCGTGCTGGGACAGAGTGTCAGTTATTTCATCTACATCCGCAATATGCAGCTGCAAGGGACGTGGTCCCGGCTCTCCAGGACACTTCGGGGCTTTTTGCTTCTTTTTCCGTTGCTGGTGTTGGGATATGGGTTCAATAACGGCGAAATCGATAGCGCCCGTTTTTTTCACAATCCGGCCATTCCGAACTGGCTGCTTGTGTGGGGCAGTGCGGGACAGCTGCTCTTTACATTCCGTTTCGTCTACCAGTGGTTGCTTTCGGAACGGGCACGCCATTCGCACCTTCCCGTGGGATTCTGGCTCATCAGCCTTGCAGGCTCTTCGATGATACTTCTGTATGCCATATGGCGCCGTGATCCGGTGCTTTTTATTGGGCAGATTTTCGGTTTTGTCGTCTATGGCCGTAATCTTTGGCTCTATTTTCTCGCAAAAGGGAGGCGCATTCCTGATGAAAACCGGATTTGA
- a CDS encoding MBL fold metallo-hydrolase, whose product MIRFQNGRFVGKYDTSDYGGVFQILKWKLFYRRKNVEDGSTLKPVDMSEKLASKEDFLCWISHASFLVQLNHKRILIDPVFGNIPFYRRAIPAAYAPHMLGKIDYLLISHTHYDHFDAPSIAEISKTSPVAIVPLRMDKPLKRIVPKLECIRLGWYECHEQDGIKITLVPARHWGRRGLFDKNRVLWGGYIIQSADITIYFAGDTAVGEHFQEIGKRFSIDWALLPIGAYEPEFVMKHHHLNPEEAFGAYRQLGAKKMIPMHYGTFRLSDEPLGEPLKRIEKIAATHPGMLEILKPGEVMRL is encoded by the coding sequence ATGATACGGTTTCAAAACGGAAGATTTGTTGGAAAATACGACACTTCCGACTATGGAGGAGTCTTCCAGATTCTAAAATGGAAGCTTTTTTACAGACGCAAAAACGTAGAGGATGGCAGTACTTTAAAACCGGTCGATATGTCCGAAAAATTGGCCAGTAAGGAAGATTTTCTTTGCTGGATTTCCCACGCTTCCTTTCTTGTGCAGCTCAACCACAAGCGCATTTTGATCGACCCCGTTTTTGGCAATATCCCTTTTTACCGACGCGCGATCCCCGCTGCTTATGCGCCACACATGCTTGGCAAGATCGACTATCTTCTTATCTCCCATACCCACTACGATCACTTCGATGCCCCTTCGATCGCGGAGATTTCGAAAACGTCACCGGTGGCGATCGTGCCGCTACGTATGGACAAACCATTGAAGCGAATCGTTCCTAAACTTGAGTGTATTCGGCTTGGGTGGTATGAGTGCCATGAACAGGATGGAATAAAAATCACACTCGTTCCCGCCAGACACTGGGGAAGGCGCGGCCTGTTTGATAAAAATCGTGTCCTTTGGGGTGGTTACATCATTCAAAGCGCTGATATAACCATCTATTTTGCGGGAGATACGGCTGTGGGTGAGCATTTTCAAGAGATCGGCAAGCGCTTTTCCATCGATTGGGCACTTTTGCCTATCGGTGCGTATGAGCCGGAATTTGTGATGAAACATCACCATCTCAATCCCGAAGAAGCCTTCGGCGCCTACCGGCAGCTTGGAGCGAAAAAGATGATCCCTATGCATTACGGCACTTTCCGGCTCAGTGACGAACCTCTGGGTGAGCCGTTGAAACGGATCGAAAAGATCGCCGCGACACATCCCGGAATGCTGGAGATTCTCAAGCCGGGTGAAGTAATGAGATTGTGA
- a CDS encoding ATP-binding protein produces MNELLASVVPYSLKNKLRIALFLIGIIPFIFILLYLHNLGRQKILDDTLAVQHAQMRLVKKTIEQHLVSLEKELRFLASLEIMNDIVVDDVDKRIAGLLSQKKRDLGDKVDLFALNEHMTTVASTTPRAHPFPYAKPMQKALRRKKNHFYEGKFLIFFTPVKTSLQKEKPLGYLVLRYDLQDLKRFTLKQRGLQTIFYFPQNGLQIAENSLSLKWKPKSCGKDRITEKYLVLCEHFGGPLGAGVIVNVVDKVTALSFLDHFIRFLWILFSIGFGLIAIFSWWVGERILKPVEKLTDATRHIVQTRDYGTRVDVESRDEIAQLARHFNVMVAETQRTLRMLEEESRQRLLRFVQLIAFFNKIIRTENEQACIETALEELGKLMPTKRFFFTWKDPEKEEATINLPLYVKDFEKGGNVLYGVIVLRDQADGIDVHEMEFYRSVAKMIMLQLDQIRLIKGIKAVSLAKSTFISHMSHELRTPLHTILSATQYLIGYEGLSASQQDRVSTIEAAAGHLLGMINDILDLVQIEAGKVPVNKKEYTCGEIAKVVEEAIEMLRVLAEEKELALTFQNRLQKEQKVVADVDLLKQILINLLSNAIKFTEKGRVEVVLRLCGTHCCIEISDTGVGLSQEEIAALFEEFGRVEKGVEGNQKGSGLGLAISRKLARLFGGDIEIHSEGAGKGVTAVLSIPVSK; encoded by the coding sequence ATGAATGAGTTACTTGCAAGCGTGGTGCCGTATTCATTGAAAAACAAACTGCGCATCGCATTATTTCTTATCGGAATCATCCCTTTTATCTTCATACTTCTTTATCTGCACAACCTTGGGCGTCAGAAAATTCTGGACGATACCCTGGCCGTTCAACATGCCCAGATGCGGCTGGTGAAAAAGACGATCGAACAGCATCTCGTTTCGCTGGAAAAGGAGCTTCGGTTCCTTGCATCGTTGGAGATAATGAACGATATTGTCGTGGATGACGTGGATAAGCGGATTGCCGGATTGCTGAGTCAGAAAAAGCGTGATCTTGGCGACAAAGTCGATCTGTTCGCATTGAATGAGCATATGACCACAGTGGCTTCGACCACCCCAAGAGCCCACCCTTTCCCTTATGCCAAGCCTATGCAAAAAGCTTTGCGCCGAAAAAAGAATCACTTTTACGAGGGGAAATTTCTCATCTTCTTTACACCGGTCAAGACCTCTTTGCAAAAAGAAAAACCCTTGGGCTATCTCGTGCTCCGTTATGATTTGCAGGATCTGAAACGCTTTACATTGAAACAAAGAGGTCTTCAGACGATCTTCTATTTTCCCCAAAACGGTTTGCAAATCGCAGAGAATTCCCTTTCCCTGAAATGGAAACCGAAAAGCTGTGGGAAAGATCGGATCACCGAAAAATATCTTGTGCTATGTGAGCATTTCGGCGGTCCCCTTGGAGCAGGTGTCATCGTCAATGTGGTGGACAAAGTGACCGCTCTATCTTTTCTCGATCATTTCATACGGTTTTTGTGGATACTCTTTTCCATCGGATTTGGGCTTATCGCCATCTTTTCCTGGTGGGTCGGGGAACGGATTTTAAAACCCGTGGAAAAGTTGACCGATGCAACCCGGCATATCGTCCAGACAAGAGACTACGGTACCAGGGTCGACGTCGAATCCCGTGACGAGATAGCACAACTCGCGCGCCATTTCAATGTGATGGTTGCAGAGACACAGCGTACGCTGAGAATGTTGGAAGAAGAGAGCCGTCAGCGGCTTTTGCGCTTTGTTCAGTTGATCGCATTCTTCAACAAAATTATCCGGACCGAAAACGAACAGGCCTGTATCGAAACGGCTCTGGAAGAGCTTGGAAAACTGATGCCCACAAAACGCTTCTTTTTTACCTGGAAAGATCCTGAAAAAGAGGAAGCGACCATCAACCTGCCGCTGTATGTGAAAGATTTCGAAAAAGGTGGAAATGTTCTATATGGCGTGATCGTTCTGCGCGATCAAGCGGACGGAATCGATGTACACGAGATGGAATTTTACCGTTCCGTTGCCAAAATGATCATGCTGCAGCTCGATCAAATCCGGCTCATTAAAGGGATCAAAGCGGTCTCTTTGGCCAAATCGACCTTCATTTCACACATGTCCCACGAATTACGCACCCCTTTGCATACCATTTTGAGTGCCACGCAGTATCTCATCGGTTACGAGGGACTCTCGGCGTCGCAGCAGGACAGGGTATCGACCATCGAAGCGGCTGCGGGGCATCTGCTGGGAATGATCAACGATATTCTGGATCTGGTACAGATCGAAGCGGGAAAGGTGCCTGTCAACAAAAAAGAGTATACCTGTGGCGAGATTGCAAAGGTGGTGGAAGAGGCGATCGAAATGCTCAGGGTGCTGGCAGAGGAAAAAGAACTGGCCTTGACATTCCAAAACCGTCTGCAAAAAGAGCAAAAGGTGGTAGCCGATGTCGATCTTCTCAAACAGATTCTTATCAATCTGCTTTCCAATGCCATCAAATTCACCGAAAAGGGCAGGGTGGAAGTGGTACTGCGTCTTTGCGGCACGCATTGTTGCATCGAAATCTCGGATACGGGTGTTGGACTCTCGCAAGAGGAGATCGCGGCTCTTTTCGAAGAGTTCGGCCGAGTAGAAAAAGGGGTGGAAGGCAATCAAAAAGGCAGTGGGCTGGGACTGGCGATCAGCCGGAAGCTGGCCCGTCTTTTCGGAGGAGATATCGAAATTCATAGCGAAGGAGCGGGCAAGGGGGTGACGGCGGTGTTGTCGATACCGGTATCAAAGTAA
- a CDS encoding ArnT family glycosyltransferase has translation MKTGFDRSMALFLFFAAVVLLMGAGSYGVIETSDARYAEIAREMLHGEDWLHPSLLGIHHYHKPPLTYQITALGYEIFGINPFGARFFLQISVLLQLWVVYAMARALGLREQPARRAAIIYFTFPLVLASSRDLTTDSFLTTFALATMYAWIRYRRQGRVGWLYLFALFLGLGFLTKGPVVLIAPGLLALLWRPEMPRHKVSKRHRFAAFALFVLLAGSWFVYLAWENPAFWNYFIERQTVQRFGSNVFHRHEPFWYYWVFAPLVGLPWLAALPWLLVKAGERGRKEKLLSTLLLAGGIGILFFSLSSSKRIFYILPLFVFFALATAILIDRLENRESRRLAKGMTFYTVGAAMLFFLMPWLPLKNVHVPPIVDLYALGALAATGWMWRYVDSSKSRAVLTASIASVVLLLSATATLSLSSASFKIADPVAKWIRLHHLQNRTLLVYDRRLPSLAFALDKPIVSLYDGSRDLDRETQFERSDRWKKTLYNLKDPEDEKRLKRALSGTSYLLVLYRKRLPKNRQWLMENLGHQQKIGRWKLYF, from the coding sequence ATGAAAACCGGATTTGATCGAAGCATGGCGCTTTTTTTGTTTTTTGCGGCGGTGGTACTTCTTATGGGTGCGGGAAGTTACGGGGTGATCGAAACGAGTGACGCCCGTTACGCCGAAATTGCACGGGAGATGCTGCATGGCGAAGACTGGCTCCATCCTTCTTTACTTGGGATACACCATTATCACAAGCCGCCGTTGACCTATCAGATCACGGCGCTTGGATATGAGATTTTCGGTATCAATCCATTCGGCGCACGTTTTTTCCTCCAGATTTCGGTCTTGCTGCAACTGTGGGTTGTCTATGCGATGGCAAGGGCGTTGGGGTTGAGAGAGCAGCCCGCCCGTAGGGCGGCCATCATCTATTTTACTTTTCCCCTCGTGCTGGCCTCTTCGCGCGACCTGACGACCGATTCCTTTTTGACCACATTCGCACTGGCGACCATGTATGCCTGGATTCGGTATCGACGGCAGGGTCGTGTAGGGTGGCTCTATCTTTTCGCTCTTTTTCTGGGGTTGGGTTTCTTGACCAAAGGACCGGTCGTTCTGATCGCACCCGGGCTTTTGGCTCTTTTGTGGCGGCCGGAAATGCCACGGCATAAGGTTTCAAAACGCCATCGATTCGCAGCTTTCGCCCTGTTCGTATTGCTGGCGGGGTCCTGGTTCGTCTATTTGGCATGGGAAAATCCCGCGTTTTGGAACTATTTCATCGAACGCCAAACCGTCCAGCGTTTTGGTAGCAACGTTTTTCATCGGCATGAACCCTTCTGGTATTACTGGGTTTTCGCTCCGTTGGTCGGCCTGCCCTGGCTGGCGGCACTGCCGTGGTTGTTGGTGAAGGCAGGAGAAAGAGGCAGGAAAGAGAAGCTTCTTAGTACACTCTTGTTGGCCGGTGGCATCGGCATCCTCTTTTTCTCACTCTCTTCTTCCAAACGGATCTTCTATATTCTTCCTCTTTTCGTTTTTTTCGCCCTGGCGACCGCCATCTTGATCGACCGGTTGGAGAACCGGGAGAGCCGTCGCCTGGCGAAAGGAATGACATTTTATACCGTGGGAGCTGCCATGCTCTTTTTCCTCATGCCGTGGTTGCCTTTGAAAAATGTGCATGTTCCTCCCATCGTCGACCTTTATGCGTTGGGGGCGCTGGCGGCGACAGGATGGATGTGGCGTTATGTCGATTCCAGCAAAAGCCGGGCGGTGCTGACGGCATCCATCGCGTCTGTGGTATTGCTTTTGTCGGCTACGGCGACGCTCTCGCTCTCTTCCGCCTCTTTCAAAATCGCCGACCCTGTGGCGAAATGGATTCGTCTCCATCACCTGCAGAATCGGACACTACTGGTTTACGACAGGCGTCTTCCTTCGCTGGCTTTCGCCCTGGACAAACCGATTGTCTCCCTCTATGACGGCAGTCGCGATCTTGACCGGGAGACACAGTTCGAACGGAGTGATCGATGGAAAAAAACGCTTTACAATCTTAAAGATCCCGAAGATGAGAAGCGACTGAAACGTGCACTCTCTGGCACTTCCTATTTATTGGTTCTTTATAGAAAAAGATTGCCCAAAAATCGGCAGTGGCTCATGGAAAATCTTGGGCATCAACAAAAAATCGGTCGGTGGAAGCTCTATTTTTGA
- a CDS encoding ABC transporter ATP-binding protein: protein MLYNISFDFEPGGFYVVSGESGSGKSTLLSIVSTLLKPSEGVIYYNGVALEKIRNIDRFRNRNIGFVFQFHYLIGHLSVYENVAIATKKGRKEIMSLLDRLGIVDLASKYPDQISGGQRQRAAIARALINDPRYLFADEPTGNLDSKNSQKVFELLRQTDATRIVVTHDKSVIEPTDCLIELKDGRLC, encoded by the coding sequence GTGCTGTATAACATATCCTTTGACTTCGAACCGGGCGGTTTTTATGTGGTCAGTGGTGAAAGCGGCAGTGGAAAATCGACGCTTCTATCCATAGTTTCTACCCTTTTGAAGCCTTCCGAAGGCGTAATCTACTACAACGGTGTGGCGTTGGAAAAGATTCGCAATATCGATCGTTTCAGAAATCGCAATATCGGTTTCGTTTTTCAGTTTCACTATCTTATCGGCCACTTGAGCGTCTATGAAAACGTCGCGATAGCCACGAAAAAAGGGCGAAAGGAGATCATGTCGCTTTTGGATCGTCTTGGCATCGTCGATTTGGCATCGAAATATCCCGACCAAATCTCCGGTGGACAGCGCCAGCGCGCTGCGATCGCAAGGGCGTTGATCAACGACCCGCGCTACCTTTTTGCCGATGAACCGACTGGCAATCTCGATTCGAAAAATTCCCAAAAAGTTTTCGAACTGCTTCGTCAAACCGATGCGACCCGAATCGTTGTGACCCACGATAAGAGTGTTATTGAACCTACGGATTGTCTTATTGAGCTTAAGGATGGTAGGCTATGTTGA
- a CDS encoding cytochrome P460 family protein: MKQTTRLLAGSLLLGMTLFASEASHTPAPCNGIDYPVGWRHWSVIALSHRIDNHTERVILGNDVAIEAIRHHQTNPWPDGAILAKVVWKERRLKRWHDAVVPRQFVHAEFMFKNATKYRKTHGWGWARWVSEKLQPFRGGDHVCMNCHKPVASHDWVYTEPAQFPKRVR; this comes from the coding sequence ATGAAACAAACGACACGCCTACTGGCGGGTTCACTTTTACTTGGCATGACGCTTTTTGCTTCGGAAGCATCCCATACGCCGGCACCTTGCAACGGCATCGACTATCCCGTTGGATGGCGACATTGGAGTGTTATCGCCCTATCCCATAGGATCGACAACCACACCGAACGCGTGATTCTTGGCAACGATGTCGCCATCGAGGCTATACGCCACCATCAAACCAATCCATGGCCCGATGGTGCGATTCTTGCAAAAGTCGTTTGGAAAGAGCGCCGACTCAAACGGTGGCACGATGCGGTAGTACCGAGGCAATTCGTTCATGCGGAATTCATGTTCAAAAATGCGACGAAATATCGCAAAACCCATGGTTGGGGATGGGCCCGATGGGTATCTGAAAAGTTACAACCTTTCCGTGGGGGAGACCATGTCTGTATGAATTGTCACAAACCTGTCGCTTCACATGATTGGGTCTATACCGAACCGGCTCAATTCCCCAAGCGTGTTCGGTAA
- a CDS encoding YceI family protein: MLRNIIVILLAVSSLFAAHLSVLNGVVRAHTEVFGDSTIDPQTRGVVSHLRMDGDVETMKGRVEVSMADLKSDNAKRDEHMMQTIEANRFPHATYRFEKVTKKRGDHYVVEGVLTFHGVQRPLRIDAQIQNGAHTLAFLGHSVFKMSDYGVKPPKLFFLTVRDRIDLTIDVTLKKE, encoded by the coding sequence ATGTTACGAAATATCATTGTGATTCTGTTGGCCGTTTCTTCTCTTTTTGCGGCACATCTGTCGGTTTTGAATGGGGTCGTTCGGGCCCATACGGAGGTATTTGGTGACTCGACGATCGATCCGCAGACACGTGGTGTCGTTTCGCATCTGAGGATGGATGGTGATGTCGAAACGATGAAAGGGCGCGTCGAGGTTTCAATGGCCGATCTAAAAAGCGACAATGCCAAAAGAGACGAACATATGATGCAAACGATCGAAGCGAATCGATTTCCCCATGCGACCTATAGGTTTGAAAAAGTGACCAAAAAGCGAGGGGATCATTATGTGGTCGAGGGGGTATTGACCTTCCACGGTGTTCAAAGGCCATTGCGAATCGACGCCCAGATCCAAAACGGTGCACACACCCTCGCTTTTTTGGGACATAGCGTTTTCAAGATGTCCGATTATGGTGTCAAGCCACCTAAGCTTTTCTTTTTGACGGTGCGCGACCGCATCGATTTAACGATCGATGTGACGTTAAAAAAAGAGTAA